CTGACCTTAGTACGAGAGGACCGGGTTGGACGCACCTCTAGTGTACCAGTTGTCGCGCCAGCGGCAGCGCTGGGTAGCTACGTGCGGAAGGGAGAAACGCTGAAAGCATCTAAGTGTGAAACCCTCCACAAGATGAGATCTCCCGAGCCGCAAGGCTCCTAAAGGCTCCTGGAAGACGACCAGGTGATAGGCCAGGTGTGTAAGGATGGCGACATCCTCAGCTGACTGGTACTAATCAGCCGTGAGGCTTGACCATAAACCATATCGAACCCCGCACACGCGGGGGTCGGAACAAAACTACCGTTTGCAGGATATTCAGGAGTCACGCTCTTTCTCAATATTGCGGCGACACACCAGGCGCGCGCAGATGTCGCGCTCCCAGAGGCGTTTCGCGGGGCCTCCGCGCCCCATCGACGTCGCGAGCTCTTCCAGGACGCGACGTCGAGCGCAACAACAGAATCTCCACCATCAGTCGATGGTGGCCGCGGCAGGCTCGCCTGCCACGGACAGGCTCCCCGGTGGTCATAGGAGCAGGGTCACACCCGTTCCCATTCCGAACACGGAAGTTAAGCCTGCTACCGCCGATGGTACTGCATCCGCAGGGGTGTGGGAGAGTAGGTCACTGCCGGGAGTTGTTCCCTCGAGCCCGATGCGTTCCCCCGCATCGGGCTTCGTCTTGTACACCCTGCCCCGGAGTGGTCACGCGCCAAGCCTCGAAGCCCCTCCCCCTCACCGAGGCGTTCGCATCGTGACCGGATGGCTGGATCCGACCCGTTCGTAGACCGCCAGCGTGCCCTCCACCATCCGGTCGACCGAGTAGCACTCCACGAGTCGCCGGTATCCCGCCTCACCCATCGCGGCCGCGACACCCGGCGCCTCGAGGAGGCCCACGACCGCATCGGCCAGATCCCCGGGAGCCTCGGGCGCGACGAGTACGCCCGTCTCGCCGTCGGCAATCACCTCGCGCAGCGCATCGACCCTGGTCGCCACCACGGGGCGCCTCGCCGCCATCGCCTCGAGGGCGACCAGCCCGAACCCCTCGAATCGCGACGGAATGACGACGACGTCGCAGGCGGGCATCAGGCGGCTCGCGCGGTCGACCCACCCCGTGAAGACCACCTGTGCGTCGATGCCGAGCCGCCGCGCCAGCGCCTCGAGCGGCTGGCGCAGCGGCCCGTCACCGACCACGGCCAGACGGGCACCGGGCACCGCGTCGACGATCCGCGGAAACGCCGCAAGCAGCACATCGATGCCCTTCTGTTCGATCGATCGACCGATGACCCCGACAAGTGGCTCGCCGGCTCGCGCCCCGAGGCGGGCCCGGGCTTCGGTGCGGTCGCCGACTCCCGGCGCCTCGACATCCAGGCCATAACGCACCGTCACGACCCGCCCGGTTGCCACACCCTCCACCCGCACGACGAAGTCGGCCACCGCGTCGGAGATCGCCACGACCACATCCGCACGGGCCATCGACCAGCGCGTCAGCATCCGACAGGCCCAGCGACGGCGGAAACGGTCGGTGTTGTGGCGTGTCGACACGGCCGCCCGCACACCGGCGCGCCGCGCGGCCCAGAGCCCGAACACGTCGGCGTGCCACAAGTGCGTGTGGACGACGTCCGGCCTCAGGGCCGCGAGCCGGCGCGCCAGCGCCGGCCCCACGATCGGGTCGGCGTGGACGCGGATGGGCACGTACTCGAACGACACGCCGCGGCTCCGCAGCCCGTCCCCGAACCCGCGATCTCCAAGCGTCGGATCGACGAGCACGATCATGTGGATGTCGTGGCCCCGCCGAGCGAGCGCCGGCAGCAACCGGAAGAGGTGTCCCTCCGATCCCGCGATGCCCTTGACCTTGCTCACGTGGACGACCCGCATGACCTCGAACGTCCCCTACTCGGCCGGCCTACCCGCGGTCTCGCCTCCGACAGCCGACGGCCGGCGGAGTCCTTCGACGAGTTCGACCAGTCGCCGCATCCTGTCGTGATAGGTGTGACCCGCGAGCACGTGACGCTGCCCGGCGCGCGCGATCCGTCGGCGCTGTTCGTCGTGCGCAAGATAGTAGCCCACGAGCGAGCGAAGGTGGCCCGGGTCCTCGTAGACGACCAGGTGCTCGCCGGGCACGAACCAGCGGCGCGCGGCCGGGCAGTCGTCGGTGATCTGAAGGGCACCGACACCACAGACCTCGAACAACCGCATGTTCCCGCCATCGCGCATCGTGTCGCCGTGCGGGTTGGGGACGATGCGCGAGGCCGCGAGGGCACGCAGCATCGCCGGCCCGACCAACGGGCCGCGGTGGAACCGCCGCAGTGAAGGCGGCACTTCGTGGACGCTCCAGATGGCCAGGTCGAAGTCGCGCAGGGCCTCGAGTGCCTCCACGCGCTTCCGGTACAGTGCGGCGGGCACGAGGGTCCCGGCGAAGCCGACGTCGCACTCGAACTCTGTTCCTGCAGCCTCTCGCGCTGCCACGCAGAGCTCGACGTCGGCCGCGGACATCGGCAGCAGCTCGGTGCGGCGCGCGCCGAGCTGCCGCCACTGCGCGGCGTGACCAGCGTCGTTGGCGATGACGAGGTCGTAGACTCGGGCGGCCGCGCGCTCGATCGGTCGCGCGAACACCACGGGCGAATCGCCGCACGCATAGACGACGAGGGCCCCGGTCTCCCGCTTCACCGTCTCCAGCGTGGCCGCGGTGACGTCGGTGTTGTTGCCGATCACGACGACGACGTCCGGCGGTTCGCGCCTCGCGAGCTCGACGAGCCGACCGTTGCGGCGCCTGCGCCCCGGCGACAGCCATGGCACCCGTGACACCAGTGCTCGGACGGCACGGGCGAGCGACCGCCGCTCGGTCATCACGAGCGGACGGAACTCGTCGAGTGAGTCCACGTTCCGCCAGAAGACCGACGTCTCGTGACCGAGGTCCTTCAAAGCCTTCGTCCACGACGCCTCGGCCTGCGCGCTCGGGAACTCGTCCGGCAGTCGCGACCGACCGGGATCCGGATGATGCAGCGACGCCACGAACAGGAACTTCACCGGCTCGTCCTTCGTGGCATCAGCTGGCGCAACCCGCCGCCAAGCGCACGCCACTCGTCGTCGGATACGCCCCGCGCGAGGCGTACGCTCGCTGCGTACGCCAGAGCGAAGACGACGGCTCCCACGAGGGGAGAGGTGTGTCCCGCCGCGAGCAGCGCCAACACGGCGGCGACGGCGGCGGCCGCACCGACCCGGACGAGGCGACCGACCAGCAGACCCCAGGATTCCCGCAGCTCCACCCGAACCGCCCACCCCATGGCGACGAGCGCCAGTCCCTCGGTTGCGATGGACGCCCACCCGGCGCCGGCGACGCCGAGCCGTCGAATCAGCACGCCGAGCAGCAGCAGGTGGAGCCCGAGCGTCGCCCCGCGCACGACGAGCAGTGTCCGCTGACGGCGCTGGCACATCAGGACCTGCCCGAGCACTCCGGTGATCGCGCCGGCCACGGCGCTCCAGAGCAGCAGGGTCAGTACGGGTGACGTCCCGGAATAGGCGGCGCCGAACACGCGGGCGACGCCCCACTCTCCGAAGAGCGTGGCACCCACGGCGACGGGCACGGTCAGGACGAGACCGACGGCGCCGAGCCGCTCCATGAGCGTCAGGAACAGGCGGTGCTCGCCGCCGACCCATGCCCGCGCCATGGCGGGCAGGGCGGTGAGCAGCAGCGTGCCGACGAACAATTCCGTGACGCCGAACACGACCACGAACGCGGCCTGGAGTTGGCCCGTCGCGGCGGGTCCGAGCAGCGAGGTGGTGAAGAGCTTGTCGATGTGCAGCCTGGTGAGTCCGACGAGGGCGATGGCCGCCACGGGCCAGCCCTCTCGCAGCAGGCTGCCCGCGAGCGATCGCCGCACGGGCCACGTCGGTGCGAGGCCGAGCGCGCGCCAGTAGGCCGTGGCGCGCAGGAGCGACGCGGCCAGGATCGCCAGGTACACTCCCCAGAGCGCGAGGCCCCCGGTGACCAGTGCCGTGCCGGTCGTGGCCAGCGCCACCGCGTGCAGCGCCGTCAGCAGGGCTGCGGCACGGAGGCGTCCGGCCGCCACGAGCTGCGCGTGACAGATGTTGCCGAGCGTGTCCGTCACGAGCACGACGCTGGCCAGCGCGACGAGGAGACCCGGGACGGCCATGCCCGGCGACGCCAGGATCACGAACGACGCCCCCAAGGCCGCGACCACCGCCAGGGCGGGCTGAACGACCAGCGTCGTCGCGAGCACGGGGCTGGCGAGCCGCGGCCGCGCGGCCACGTCACGCGTGACCACCACGCCGAGGCCGGCGTCGGAGAGCGTCGCGGCGAGCGCCAGCACGGCGCCGATGGTGGCGTAGAGGCCGAGACCGAACGGCCCGAGGTGCTGGGCCACCACGACCTGCCACCCGAACATCGTGAGCCCGGACACCACCTTCGACACCCACAATGCGGTGGCGTTGCCGGCCAATCCCCGGGCCAGAAGGCTGGCTGAAGGTGGCGTGTCGGGAGGGAGCGGTGTTGGCTCTCCCGTGCGCTTCATCGGGCGACGCCCTCGACGGCGCACTGCTCGTACACGCGGTCCAACTGCGGAATGACGGCCTGCCACCCATGGCGTTCCGCAGCGAGCGTCCTGGCACGGCGAGCCATTTCGGCTCGCCGCGCGTGGTCGCGCACGACCGTCAACAGGCCGCCAGCGAGCGAATCGGCCGTTCGGTCGACCAATAGACCGGCTCCGGCGCGTTCGATGCCATCGAGATGTGTCTCCCGGGCCGCGACGACCGGCACACCGGCCGCGAGCGCTTCGAGCACAGCCATCGGCAGCCCCTCGCCGTAGGAAGGCAGCGCCATGACGTCGGCCGCCGCCAGTGCCGCGAGCTTCGTGTCGCCGACGAGCAGCCCCGGCATCGAGACACGGCGGTCGCAGCCGAGTCGAGACACCTGCGCCTCGACCGCCCGCCGGACTCCTGCATCCGGCCCGGCAATCAACAGGTGAACGGGGTGTCCTCCGGCCGCGAGCTTCTCCCCGGCCTCGACGAGGAGGTCCACGCCCTTTCGCGCATCGAGCCGGCCGAGGAAGAGCGCGACCGGCCGCTCCAGCGGCAGGCCGAGCCGCCGGCGGGCCGCCTCCTTCGCGGGCAGACGACCGTAGCGCTCGACGTCGACACCGTTCTGCACGACCGAGCAGCGGCCGGCGAGTCGCGGCACCCGCCACCGCCGGCACACGACGGCAACCTCCGCGGCCTCGGCCCGCGTGAGTGCCACGACGTGCGTCGTCCGTTCGAGCGTGGTCCTGGCGAGGCACTGGTCCCACGCGTACTTGGCCCATCGGCGTCCCGTGAGATAGGGCAGCGTGCCGTGCGGCGACAGGACGATCGGCACGGTCAGGCGCGACGCGATGCAGGCAGCGACGAGCGTTTCGACCGTGCGAAGCTCGTGACAGTGCACGACCGCCGGGCGGAGGTCCTCGAGACATGCGCGGGTCGCCGCGCCGAAGCCAACCGGCCACGAGAGGTTGAGCGCCCCCCTCAGCCACGGCGATCTCGTCCGGACACGGACGACATCGACGCCGTCGACGATCCGACGTTCACTCGGGCCGCGCTCGAACGGACCCAGCGTGTCGGTGGTGACGACCGCGACGCGATGTCCGGCGGCGGCCTGCGCCCGCGCCAGCCCCGAGACGGCTTCGACGACACCGCCCCACGCCCAGGCCGGCGCGTAGTAGGGCGTCACGTGGACGATCTTCATGGCGAGCGTATCGGCCCTCGTTTTCGGGCCGTCAGCGTGACGCCGGAACCGCGCCAGGCGCCGAGGGCGACGAGCCGGCGGTCGACGGCGGTGATGGCCTTGATGACGGCAGCGGCCAACCGCGGTGGAAGTGCGATCTGGCAGGCCAGGTACCCGGCGATCGCCGGGTGCCAGTTCGTCTCGGTGATGGCGAAGCGTTCGCCGATGGCGCCGATCCAGTCGACGCGACGCCCCGCACCTTCCATCGGCGAGAGCCCTTCGGCCTCCATGCTCGCGCGGACACGGTCGGGCGCCCGCAGTCCGAACCGCATCAGGCCGTGCCACTTCTGCCTGAACGCCATCTCTGACGGCAGCATCAGCAACACCGCCCCCGCGGCCAGCGCTGCGGCGGTCGAGTCGTGACCGACGAAGTCCGATACCCACAGCCGCCCACCGGGGCGGAGCGACCGATCGATGAGGTTCAGAACCGGCTGCGCATCGAGCAGGTGATGGAGGACACCCACGGCCACGACGAGGTCGGACGTGCCGGCGTCGATGTCGGGGCGATTGAGGTCCGCCAGCAGATAGCGGAGGCTGCCCGGCAGCGTCGCGGCCACCGACGCGTGATACCGTTCTGCCACGGCGAGCGCCTCGCGGCTGGCATCGAGCGCGACGACGCGCGCACCCCGGCGTGCCAGTGCGACCGAGAGCCAGCCCGAACCGCAGCCGAGTTCGAGCACTCGCATGTCAGGGTGCACCGAAGCGAGCAGGGCGTCGATGTCGCGGCCGCGCACCAGGCGGTTGAGCGGTGTCGAGCGGAGGACCTCCCAGTCGGGTGCGTGCGTCGCGGCCTCGTCACGGGCGACTCCGCCCCAGAACGCTGCCTCGCCGGCAAGCCGATCGGCGTACCCTTCAGGGGGCGGAGGTGGAGGACGCGTCATGTCGGCCCCGCGGTGGGAACATCGACTGTGGCTCTCGGTGCTCGGACTGGCCGTCGCCGTGCGGGCCGCCGTCTGGCTGAGCTTTCCAGGCATCTTCGATTTCGTCGCGACGGGCACCGTGCACGGGTCGGAGGCCTACGACGCCTACGCGGTCAACCTGCTGTCCACTGGCGTCTACGGCCGGGACGCCGGCGTGCCAGACGCCGCGCTTCCGCCACTCTACAGCCTGCTGCTCAGCGCCATCTACTTCGTGGCCGGCCGGTCGGCGCTCGCGGTGGCTGCTGTCCACACGGCCTGCGATCTGGCGTCGATGGTGTTCCTGCGGCGCATCGCCAGCGCGTTGGGCTGCGCGCCGCCCGCGGGCACGCTCGCGGCGCTCGGCATGGCGATCTATCCGTACCTGGTCTTCCAATCGCTGACGGTCAACGACACCTCGTTCTTCATCCTCCAGTTGCACGCGTTCACGTGGCTGGCCGTCCGCCTCGGCCACCCCGACCGTCGTACCGGCGTCGTGTGGTGGGTCGTGGCCGGCGGGGTGGTGCTCGGCCTGGCCACGCTCACCCGGCCGGTCATCCTGCCGCTCCTGGGATGGGTCGTACTGTGGTGGACGCTCCGCCTGCCCGTGCGAGATGTCGCCCTCAGGACCGTGGCCATCGCTGCGTCGGCGACGCTGGTGATCGGCGCCTGGGCCGCCAGGAACGCCCGCGTGTACGACGAGACCGTGGTCATCGCGACCAATGGCGGGTCGAACTTCTGGCAGGGCAACAACCCCCGCGCGCACGCCTACCTGGCCGCCGGGTACGACGTGCAGTGGATCTCGCCTGGACCGCTCGGGGGGATCGACTTCAGGGATCCGGCGGCGAACCGCGAGTTCATGGCCGAGGGGCTTCGCTTCTGGCGCGACCATCCAGGCGAGATCCCGGCTCTGCTCTGGACGAAGTTCCTCGTGCACTGGAGCATTGACGTGACGCCCCGGCGGCAACCCGCCTCGGACGCGGCAGTCACCCCCCGCGGTGAGGACGTGCGCCAGGTCGCTCAAGGCGACACCGTCGCGTTGTCCGGTCTCGGGCCGGGCCACGCCGTGTCGGCGTATGCCGAGCCGTTGTTCGATCGCTACGGTCGTCTCGTTCACCGGACCTTCTGGGGCCTCTCGCTCCTGCTGGCGTTCGTGGGAGTCTGGGCGACGCGTCGCGGCTGGCGCGACGTGTCGCTGCTGTGGTGCGTCCAGATCAACATGACGCTCGCGTACATGGTCTTCCACCCGTCCACACGCTATCGGCTGCCGAGTGATCCATTGCTCATGGTGTTCTCGGCCGCCGGCATCGTCGTCCTCGTGGCGTGGGCGGTTCGCGCGGCCCGACGCGTCCGGCCCGTCCGCTGAGAGGGCCATCGAGCCGCCGCCTCAGTCTTCGCGCGTCCGCCACGGACTCCGCGCGGGCACGCTGCCGATGTCCATGACGATGGCCTGCAGGATGAGCTGCAGGCCGACGACCAGCGGCAGCAGCGCCAGGACGATGGTGCCGGTCGGCGTCGGCTCGCCGGTGCCGGCGCGCGCCAGCCAGTTCTGGAGGCCGAAGGCCGACCCGACGAGCGTCAGCGCGACGCCCGACACGAGGAAGAGCGCCACGGGCGTGAAGTCGCGCACGAAGTGCTGGAACGCGATGCGGCGCACGAAGGCCCGCACCAGCCAGACCGGGAACGTCGCGACGGTCCGGCCAAGCGATAGCGAGCTCTGCTCGCCACGATAACGTGACGGGATGGAGATGTCCTGCGCGACGGCTCCGGCGAGGTAGGCCTCGCAGAGCAGCGACGACTCGAAGAAGTACCCGGGCCCGAGCCTCGAGAGCTCGATCTCCTCGAGGAGTTGCCGGCGGACGGCGACGAAGCCGTTCGTCGGATCGAAGACGTTCCAGTAGCCGGACGCGATCTTGGTGAGGAACGACAGGGCCACGTTGCCGAGCCGCCGCAAGACGGGCATGCCTCCGAGGTGCCTCCGGCGGAGGAATCGGTTTCCCTTCGTGAGATCGGCCTCGCCGCTGGCGATGGGGCGCAGCAACCGCGGCAGGTGCGCGTGATCCATCTGGCCGTCGCCGTCCATCTTCACGACGATGTCCGCCCCGCGGCCGAGGGCGTGCTCGTACCCGGTGATCATCGCCGCGCCGAGGCCGAGGTTGTCGTCGTGGCGAAGCACCTCGACCCTCGCGTCGCCGACCGAGGCGGCCGCGCTGGCGATGTCGTCCGGTGAGCCGTCGTCGACGACGACGACGAGGTCGACGAGCGGAGGCATCGCCCGGAGGACGCCGGGCAGGTGCGCGGCGACCTTGTAGCAGGGCACGACGACGGCCACCCGCTGGTCCTGGAACATTTCGAGGTCATAATCATGCCACACGATGGACCGTCCACCAGCGAGCGCACCCGACCTGTCGGTCGTGATCTTCGTGCGGATCTGGTGGCGGCTGCGCCGCGGCGTGTACGACGCGGGGCTCGATCACGTCGTCGGACCGGCGGCATCAGGAGACGGACGCCGATGACCTTGCTCGTCGTGTGCTCGTCGCTCGACCTGCGGGCACCGCTGTCGGCGACACCTGCCTGGTGGCAGCTGCTGAAGGGGCTGTACGAAGCCGGCGCGCACCTGCTGGTCACGACCTACCATGGCGCGACGCCGCAGGCGCCGTGGTGGCAGGCCTTCCCGAACCCCCTGCGGATCGCGGGCGACACCTTTGCCGGAGTCCGGGAGGTCGCGCGTCGCGTGAGGGGTGACGCACGGGGGCGGTCGGCGACGGGCTCCCGGCGTCGAGTGCCCGTCGAGGGCCTCGGGGATCGGCTCGTGAGGACGATGGCCCACGGCCTGGCGGCGCCCGTGTGGACCCGCCATCTGTCGTCCATTCTCGCGCGGCACGACGACGTCGAGGCCGTCCTGATGTTGTCGGTGCCGCCCAATCACGTGCGCGGCGTCGCGTCGGCCCTCCGCGCGCGCTTCTCCCGGCCAGTGATCTTCTACGATGGAGACGCGCCGGCCAGCCTGCCGGCCTGGAGCGGTTTCGCGACGGGGTTCCGCATCTACGATGGCGCGGATCTGGCGGAGTTCGACGCGGTCGTGTCGAATTCGGAGGGGGTGGTCGCCGACCTCGCGGCGCTCGGTGCGCGGCGGGTCCAGACGGTGCACTACGCTGCCGACCCCGAGATTTACCGGCGCCTCAGCGTGCGCCAGGACATCGACGTGTTCTTCTTCGGGCATACCACCGAGTACCGTGAGGAGTGGCTCGACTGGATGATTGGGCGCCCGTCCGTGGCCATGCCGGCGGCGCGGTTCGCCGTGCGCGGGCGGCGGCTCGATGGCCTCGGGTCGGCCGAGCGGCTGCCCTATCTGTCGTTCTCGAAGCTGCGCGAATACGTCTCCCGCAGCCGGGTGAACCTGGCAATCACCCGTCGTACGCACGCCGACGTCTTCGCCTCGTCGACCATGCGACCCTTCGAGCTGGCGATGATGGGCGCGTGCACCGTCGCCAATCCCTGTCTCGGCATCGAGCGCTGGTTCGACCCGGGCCGCGAGATCGTCGTCGTCGGGTCGACCGACGAGGCGCTGGACCGGTATCGGTTCCTGTTGTCGCACGAGAGTGAACGCGAGGCCATCGGTCGGGCGGCGAGACGGCGGGCCGTCGCCGAACACACGTTCGTGCACCGGGCCCGCGACCTGCTGTCCATTGTCCGGGACTGCTAGATGAAACCATGATGCGTGTCGCGGCGCTCGTGGGCCTCACGGTGTGCGGCGCGGGTTTCGCGGCCGCGTTCGTGGCGCGACCCCGCTCGGCCCCGATGCTGTTCATCGCGACGACCGTCGCGACGAGCCTGGGCGTGTCGACGCTCGTGATGTTCTGGTTGTTGGTCCTCCGCGCGGGTCGTGTCGACCGAGGGTCGATCCTCCTGTGCTGCGCGCTCGTCGCCCTGGCCGGGGCCGTGGCCTGCGTCCTGACGGCGCGGCCGATCGCGACCGTCGAGAGGCCGGCCGACCGGCGTCGAACGCTCTCGTGGGTGGCAGTGCCCGTCGCGATCACGTGCGTCGCCATCGGGCTGAACGCCTGGCTCTGGCCGTTCGGTGACGGCGATGCGCTGGCCGTCTACGGTCCCCTCGGTCGGGTCATCGTCGCTTCGGCCTCGCTCCCGGTCGGCGAGCGGCTGTACGAAGCGTACCCGCCGCTCGTGCCGCTGCTGTACGCCGCCGTGGAGTGGCTGCATGGCAGCCCGAGCGAAGCCTGGTCACGCGTCCTGACGACGACGTACGCCCTCGGCTGCGTCGTCGCGGCGTGGCATCTCGCCCGCGACATGGCGTCGGTCCGCGCGGCATGGCTCGCTTCGCTGCTGGTCATCAGCACGCCGGCGTTCGCGCGATGGGCGTCGAGCGGGTACGCCGACCTGCCGGCGGCGTGCTACGTCACGCTCGCGACGCTCTTCGCCTGGCGTTGGTGGACCGACCGAGAGCGATCGAGCGCCGTGGCGTGCGGTCTCGCGTGCGGCCTGGCCCTGTGGACCAAGAACAGCGTCATCACCCTCGGCGCGACCGCCGTCCTGCTCCCGCTGGCCTGGGCCTGGACTGGGCGGCCCCGCAGGGACGAGGGCCGCCGATCGGCGGCCGACCTGGCGCTTGGTGCGCTCGCCGGCGTGGCGGTCGCCGGACCCTGGTACCTCCGGAACCTGGTGGTGTTCGGCTTCGCGCTGCCCCCGACCGCCTGGACCGACCAGGCGCAGCCCGGCCTCGCGTCGTTGCTCGTGGGCCTGGCGCCGGCGCACGGCTTCGGCGTCCTGGGCTGGCTGTCGCTCGTCCTCGCGGGGGTCGTCGTCTTGCGCGTAGCGCGCGACCGCTCGCCGGCGGGGGCACAGGCGGCGCTCGTGGGCGCGGTGTGTGGACCGTTCTTCCTGGCGTGGTGGTGGTTTGCGAGCTACGATCCCCGGTTCCTCGTCACGATCGTTCCGGTGGTGGCGGCCTATGGCGGGGCGGTCGTCGACGGCTGGATGGCCAGGGCCTCGGCCCGGCGGTGGTGGGGGCGTCCGGCGGCGGCCATCGCGATCCTGGCGGTGGCCCTGTCCTGGGGCGTCACCCTCAGACGGGCCCTCGAGCACAAACGGCACGTGCTGCGGGCGCCCTGGATGGACGACGTCGAGCGGCACAGGCTCCAGGTGGGTGGACTCTACGAGGTAGGTCGGCTGATCGACGAGCTGCCCCCGGGCACGCGTGTCGCAGGGGTGCCGACGATGGCGCGATACTACATCGCGCCCGAGCGTCTTGGCGACGTCCGCTGGGTTGGCAGCCCACCGTTTCCCGACGGGCGGCTGGATGCCATCGTCACGCGCGACGGACGGGCGGAGGACGATCCCGTCGCTGGCTCGTCGGCACGCCCGGGGACGTGCGATGGAGAGGTCATCCTGAGCACGGCCGACGGGTTCGTCGTGTGTCTGGTGACCGTCGCCAGCGACGGGGTCGGGGGCGACGGGGAGCGTGGGTCATGGTGAAGCGGCCGGCGCCGACGTTGGTGGACATCCTCGACACCCCGTGGAAGGTGGGCCTCGAGCTGCGCCGCGCAGCGGTCGTCCCGATCGTACGCGGGTCGTTCGCCCTCCATGGGGTGCCGTGGAGCCGAGGCGGCCGGTTCTACGGGCTGCCGTCCATCCAGCGTCACCGTCGCAGCCGAATGATCATCGGCGCCCGGCTCGAACTGAGGAGTGCCTTCGCGTCCAACCCGCTCGGCATCAGGCAGCGCTGCCTGCTGGCCACCTGGCGCGCTGGCGCCGTGCTCGAGATTGGCGACGACGTCGGCATGAGCGGGACGGCCGTGTGCGCTGCGACGAGCGTGCGCATCGGCCATCGAGTGATGATCGGTGCGAACTCCGTGATCACCGACACGGACTTCCATCCCCTCTCCGCTGCCGACCGGCGGCTGCGCCCATCCGACGGGCCGACGGCGCCGGTCGTCGTCGGCGACGATTGCTTCCTGGGGATGCACGTGATCGTGCTCAAGGGGGCATCGATCGGCGCGGGCAGCGTCATCGGCGCCGGGAGCGTCGTCGTCGGCAGCATCCCGCCAGGGGTCGTCGCGGCGGGGAACCCCGCGGTGGTCGTGCGTCCGATCTCGGACCTCGACACGGGAGCGCTCAGGTGAGCGACCCGTCGCTCCGCATCGCGACGTTGCTGGCCATGTTCGTCCTCGCCGACACACTGGTGACGGTGCTCGTGGGGTTCAGGCCGATCCTGACGGTGCCCTTCGTCATCGGACTCGTGATCGTCGGGATCACGGCCGCGCGGCGGGCCAGTCGGGGGCATCCGTCTGAGCGCCTGCCACACGGAAGCCGGTGGGTGATCGTCCTGGTCGCGCTGGCGCTTCTCGTTCCCGTGGTCTGGCTGCCAGTACCGCTCGACACCGATGGACAGGGGTTCGGCCATCTGGCGCTCGCTGTGCGGGAGGGCGGCACGCTGACCACGCTCGCCCCGTGGCGTCCGGGCATCTCGTACCTCTATGCTCCAGGAGCGCTGGTGCTCCTGGCGCGCGTGTCGTCGCTCGTGCCCTGGCTGGCAATGAGCGAGGTCATGCTGTGGGTCGGGCATGCCGCCGGGCTGCTCTTCGTGTGCGTGGCGGGCGCGTGCGGCGCGGAGCTCGGCGCGTCGTTCGAGCGCCAGCACGGTCGGGAGGTGAGCAGCGGCGCCCCGACACGCCGCTGGCGGGCCGCGGCGACCCTCGCTGCGGCCGGGAGCGTTGGATATTGGACGGCGCTGATCGACTCGCACTACACGTCGACCCTGGCCCTGACGTTCGTCGTCGCGTGGATGGCCTGGTGGCTGCGCGCGCTGCGCACGTTCGACCGCGGCGCTGTCGTGGCGTCGGGCTGTGTGCTCGCGGCGGTCGTGGCGACCCACCAGGACACCGCCATCATC
The nucleotide sequence above comes from Acidobacteriota bacterium. Encoded proteins:
- a CDS encoding glycosyltransferase family 39 protein, whose product is MSAPRWEHRLWLSVLGLAVAVRAAVWLSFPGIFDFVATGTVHGSEAYDAYAVNLLSTGVYGRDAGVPDAALPPLYSLLLSAIYFVAGRSALAVAAVHTACDLASMVFLRRIASALGCAPPAGTLAALGMAIYPYLVFQSLTVNDTSFFILQLHAFTWLAVRLGHPDRRTGVVWWVVAGGVVLGLATLTRPVILPLLGWVVLWWTLRLPVRDVALRTVAIAASATLVIGAWAARNARVYDETVVIATNGGSNFWQGNNPRAHAYLAAGYDVQWISPGPLGGIDFRDPAANREFMAEGLRFWRDHPGEIPALLWTKFLVHWSIDVTPRRQPASDAAVTPRGEDVRQVAQGDTVALSGLGPGHAVSAYAEPLFDRYGRLVHRTFWGLSLLLAFVGVWATRRGWRDVSLLWCVQINMTLAYMVFHPSTRYRLPSDPLLMVFSAAGIVVLVAWAVRAARRVRPVR
- a CDS encoding glycosyltransferase family 2 protein; translation: MFQDQRVAVVVPCYKVAAHLPGVLRAMPPLVDLVVVVDDGSPDDIASAAASVGDARVEVLRHDDNLGLGAAMITGYEHALGRGADIVVKMDGDGQMDHAHLPRLLRPIASGEADLTKGNRFLRRRHLGGMPVLRRLGNVALSFLTKIASGYWNVFDPTNGFVAVRRQLLEEIELSRLGPGYFFESSLLCEAYLAGAVAQDISIPSRYRGEQSSLSLGRTVATFPVWLVRAFVRRIAFQHFVRDFTPVALFLVSGVALTLVGSAFGLQNWLARAGTGEPTPTGTIVLALLPLVVGLQLILQAIVMDIGSVPARSPWRTRED
- a CDS encoding glycosyltransferase, giving the protein MTLLVVCSSLDLRAPLSATPAWWQLLKGLYEAGAHLLVTTYHGATPQAPWWQAFPNPLRIAGDTFAGVREVARRVRGDARGRSATGSRRRVPVEGLGDRLVRTMAHGLAAPVWTRHLSSILARHDDVEAVLMLSVPPNHVRGVASALRARFSRPVIFYDGDAPASLPAWSGFATGFRIYDGADLAEFDAVVSNSEGVVADLAALGARRVQTVHYAADPEIYRRLSVRQDIDVFFFGHTTEYREEWLDWMIGRPSVAMPAARFAVRGRRLDGLGSAERLPYLSFSKLREYVSRSRVNLAITRRTHADVFASSTMRPFELAMMGACTVANPCLGIERWFDPGREIVVVGSTDEALDRYRFLLSHESEREAIGRAARRRAVAEHTFVHRARDLLSIVRDC
- a CDS encoding glycosyltransferase family 39 protein; translated protein: MMRVAALVGLTVCGAGFAAAFVARPRSAPMLFIATTVATSLGVSTLVMFWLLVLRAGRVDRGSILLCCALVALAGAVACVLTARPIATVERPADRRRTLSWVAVPVAITCVAIGLNAWLWPFGDGDALAVYGPLGRVIVASASLPVGERLYEAYPPLVPLLYAAVEWLHGSPSEAWSRVLTTTYALGCVVAAWHLARDMASVRAAWLASLLVISTPAFARWASSGYADLPAACYVTLATLFAWRWWTDRERSSAVACGLACGLALWTKNSVITLGATAVLLPLAWAWTGRPRRDEGRRSAADLALGALAGVAVAGPWYLRNLVVFGFALPPTAWTDQAQPGLASLLVGLAPAHGFGVLGWLSLVLAGVVVLRVARDRSPAGAQAALVGAVCGPFFLAWWWFASYDPRFLVTIVPVVAAYGGAVVDGWMARASARRWWGRPAAAIAILAVALSWGVTLRRALEHKRHVLRAPWMDDVERHRLQVGGLYEVGRLIDELPPGTRVAGVPTMARYYIAPERLGDVRWVGSPPFPDGRLDAIVTRDGRAEDDPVAGSSARPGTCDGEVILSTADGFVVCLVTVASDGVGGDGERGSW
- a CDS encoding acyltransferase, encoding MVKRPAPTLVDILDTPWKVGLELRRAAVVPIVRGSFALHGVPWSRGGRFYGLPSIQRHRRSRMIIGARLELRSAFASNPLGIRQRCLLATWRAGAVLEIGDDVGMSGTAVCAATSVRIGHRVMIGANSVITDTDFHPLSAADRRLRPSDGPTAPVVVGDDCFLGMHVIVLKGASIGAGSVIGAGSVVVGSIPPGVVAAGNPAVVVRPISDLDTGALR